A part of Streptomyces sp. NBC_00557 genomic DNA contains:
- a CDS encoding serine/threonine-protein kinase — MQKLGRYLLEDRLGAGSFATVWKAYDPELDTDVAVKVLADNWASNADVRQRFLAEARLLRRISSPRVVRVHDVGVQDDRPYFVMDYVRGGTLAEKTGHCRAAEALRLAAEAGYAVQVLHDAGVVHRDIKPSNLLLDTGRTPAAVLVADLGSAKRLADASGLTVTTGTPAYMAPEQAFQTGGFDGRADVYALGVVAFELLTGRKPFGSGGRTVLVTQQASTTSLPSLPRELGVPDGIEALLRAALSVDPDERPQTAQAFADALLSREGEEWAPVRSSGPTPLTVWLAAVVVFLTTAVLTWLSR, encoded by the coding sequence ATGCAGAAGCTAGGTCGTTATCTCCTCGAGGACAGGCTGGGAGCCGGTTCGTTCGCCACCGTCTGGAAGGCATACGACCCCGAGCTCGACACCGATGTCGCGGTCAAGGTGCTGGCCGACAACTGGGCGTCGAACGCCGATGTACGGCAGCGCTTCCTGGCGGAGGCGAGGCTGCTCCGCAGGATCTCCAGCCCACGTGTCGTGCGCGTTCACGACGTCGGCGTCCAGGACGACCGGCCGTACTTCGTCATGGACTACGTCCGAGGCGGCACGCTGGCCGAGAAGACGGGGCACTGCCGGGCCGCGGAGGCGCTCCGGCTCGCGGCCGAGGCCGGGTACGCGGTTCAGGTGCTCCATGACGCGGGCGTCGTCCACCGCGACATCAAGCCGTCGAACCTCCTGCTCGACACCGGCCGCACGCCTGCCGCCGTACTTGTCGCGGACCTCGGCAGCGCGAAGCGACTGGCCGACGCGTCGGGGCTGACAGTCACCACCGGCACTCCCGCGTACATGGCGCCCGAACAGGCCTTCCAGACAGGCGGGTTCGACGGCCGGGCCGATGTGTACGCCCTCGGTGTCGTCGCGTTCGAGTTGCTGACCGGACGCAAGCCGTTCGGGTCGGGCGGTCGCACCGTCCTTGTGACGCAGCAGGCGTCGACGACGTCGTTGCCGTCCCTTCCCAGGGAGCTGGGGGTTCCGGACGGCATCGAAGCACTGCTTCGCGCCGCGCTGTCCGTTGACCCTGACGAACGACCGCAGACGGCACAGGCGTTCGCGGACGCGCTGCTGTCACGGGAGGGAGAGGAGTGGGCGCCGGTCAGGTCTTCGGGGCCGACGCCCCTGACGGTCTGGCTGGCGGCGGTCGTCGTGTTCCTGACGACAGCGGTGCTGACCTGGTTGTCCCGCTGA